In a genomic window of Sus scrofa isolate TJ Tabasco breed Duroc chromosome 4, Sscrofa11.1, whole genome shotgun sequence:
- the AMPD2 gene encoding AMP deaminase 2 isoform X1 produces the protein MASYSSGPGKPTAKYPFKKRASLQVSSAVPEARGGLGAPPLQSARSLPGPAPCLKHFPLDLRTSMDGKCKEIAEELFSRSLAESELRSAPYEFPEESPIEQLEERRQRLERQISQDVKLEPDILFRAKQDFLKTDSDSDLQLYKEQSEGQGDRGLRERDVLEREFQRVSISGEEKCGVPFTDLLDAAKSVVRALFIREKYMALALQSFCPTTRRYLQQLAEKPLETRTYEQGPDTPVSADAPVHPPALEQHPYEHCEPSTMPGDLGLGLRMVRGVVHVYTRREPDEHCSEVELPYPDLQEFVADVNVLMALIINGPIKSFCYRRLQYLSSKFQMHVLLNEMKELAAQKKVPHRDFYNIRKVDTHIHASSCMNQKHLLRFIKRAMKRHLEEIVHVEQGREQTLREVFESLNLTAYDLSVDTLDVHADRNTFHRFDKFNAKYNPIGESVLREIFIKTDNRVSGKYFAHIIKEVMSDLEESKYQNAELRLSIYGRSRDEWDKLARWAVVHRVHSPNVRWLVQVPRLFDVYRTKGQLANFQEMLENIFLPLFEATIHPASHPELHLFLEHVDGFDSVDDESKPENHVFNLESPLPEAWVEEDNPPYAYYLYYTFANMAVLNHLRRQRGFHTFVLRPHCGEAGPIHHLVSAFMLAENISHGLLLRKAPVLQYLYYLAQIGIAMSPLSNNSLFLSYHRNPLPEYLSRGLMVSLSTDDPLQFHFTKEPLMEEYSIATQVWKLSSCDMCELARNSVLMSGFSHKVKSHWLGPNYTKEGPEGNDIRRTNVPDIRVGYRHETLCQELALITQAVQSEMLETIPEEAGLTMSPGPQ, from the exons AGGCTCGGGGTGGGCTGGGGGCCCCCCCGCTGCAGTCTGCCCGAtccctgccaggccctgccccctgcctcaaGCACTTCCCGCTCGACCTGCGCACGTCTATGGATGGCAAATGCAAGGAGATCGCCGAG gaGTTGTTCAGCCGCTCCCTGGCGGAGAGTGAGCTCCGAAGCGCCCCCTACGAGTTCCCCGAGGAGAGTCCCATTGAGCAGCTGGAGGAGCGGCGGCAGCGCCTGGAGCGGCAGATCAGCCAGGATGTCAA GCTGGAGCCGGACATCCTATTTCGGGCCAAGCAAGATTTCCTGAAGACGGACAGTGACTCGGACCTCCA GCTCTACAAGGAGCAGAGCGAGGGGCAGGGTGACCGCGGCCTGCGGGAGCGTGACGTGCTGGAGCGGGAATTTCAGCGCGTCAGCATCTCCGGGGAGGAGAAGTGCGGG GTGCCGTTCACAGACCTGCTGGACGCCGCCAAAAGTGTGGTGCGGGCGCTTTTCATCCGGGAGAAGTACATGGCCTTGGCCCTGCAGAGCTTCTGCCCCACCACCCGCCGGTACCTGCAGCAGCTGGCCGAGAAGCCGCTGGAGACACGGACCTACGAGCAGGGCCCCGACACCCCTGTGTCCGCTG ACGCCCCGGTGCACCCTCCTGCCCTGGAGCAGCACCCGTATGAGCACTGTGAGCCAAGCACGATGCCGGGGGACCTGGGCTTGGGTCTGCGTATGGTGCGGGGTGTGGTTCACGTCTACACCCGCAGGGAACCTGATGAGCA TTGCTCGGAGGTGGAGCTGCCGTACCCCGACCTGCAGGAATTTGTGGCAGATGTCAATGTGCTGATGGCTCTGATTATCAATGGCCCCAT AAAGTCGTTCTGTTACCGCCGGCTGCAGTACCTGAGCTCCAAGTTCCAGATGCACGTGCTGCTCAATGAGATGAAGGAGCTGGCCGCCCAGAAGAAGGTGCCACACCGAGATTTCTACAATATCCGCAAG GTGGACACGCACATCCACGCCTCGTCCTGCATGAACCAGAAGCATCTGCTGCGCTTCATCAAACGGGCGATGAAGCGGCACCTGGAGGAGATCGTGCACGTGGAGCAGGGTCGCGAGCAGACGCTGCGGGAGGTCTTCGAGAGCTTGAATCTCACTGCCTACGACCTGAGCGTGGACACGCTCGACGTGCATGCG GACAGGAACACCTTCCACCGCTTTGACAAGTTCAATGCCAAATACAACCCTATCGGGGAGTCTGTCCTCCGAGAGATCTTCATCAAGACCGACAACCGGGTTTCTGGGAAGTACTTCGCTCACATCATCAAG GAGGTGATGTCAGACCTGGAGGAGAGCAAATACCAGAACGCCGAGCTGCGGCTGTCCATCTACGGGCGCTCGCGGGACGAGTGGGACAAGCTGGCGCGCTGGGCCGTCGTGCACCGCGTACACTCGCCCAACGTGCGCTGGCTCGTGCAGGTGCCCCGCCTCTT TGATGTGTACCGTACCAAGGGCCAGTTGGCCAACTTCCAGGAGATGCTGGAGAACATCTTCCTGCCGCTGTTCGAGGCCACCATCCACCCTGCCAGCCACCCAGAGCTGCACCTCTTCTTGGAGCAT GTGGATGGCTTCGACAGCGTGGATGATGAGTCCAAGCCCGAGAACCACGTCTTCAACCTGGAGAGCCCCCTCCCGGAGGCTTGGGTGGAGGAGGACAACCCACCCTACGCCTACTACCTGTACTACACCTTCGCCAACATGGCCGTGCTCAACCACCTGCGCAG GCAGAGGGGCTTCCACACGTTTGTGCTGCGGCCACACTGCGGGGAGGCCGGGCCCATCCACCACCTGGTGTCGGCCTTTATGCTGGCTGAGAACATCTCACACGGGCTGCTTCTGCGCAAG GCCCCGGTCCTGCAGTACCTGTATTACCTGGCCCAGATCGGCATCGCCATGTCCCCACTCAGCAACAACAGCCTCTTCCTCAGCTACCACCGGAACCCGCTACCCGAGTACCTGTCCCGCGGCCTCATGGTTTCGCTGTCCACTGATGATCCCCTGCAGTTCCACTTCACCAAG GAGCCGCTGATGGAGGAGTACAGCATCGCCACCCAGGTGTGGAAGCTCAGCTCCTGCGACATGTGCGAGTTGGCACGCAATAGTGTGCTCATGAGCGGCTTCTCCCACAAG GTGAAGAGCCACTGGCTGGGACCCAACTATACCAAGGAGGGCCCCGAGGGCAACGACATCCGCCGCACCAACGTGCCCGACATCCGCGTGGGCTACCGTCATGAGACCCTGTGCCAGGAGCTGGCGCTCATCACGCAGGCCGTGCAGAGCGAGATGCTGGAGACCATCCCGGAGGAGGCGGGCCTCACCATGAGCCCGGGGCCGCAGTGA
- the AMPD2 gene encoding AMP deaminase 2 isoform X3: protein MASEARGGLGAPPLQSARSLPGPAPCLKHFPLDLRTSMDGKCKEIAEELFSRSLAESELRSAPYEFPEESPIEQLEERRQRLERQISQDVKLEPDILFRAKQDFLKTDSDSDLQLYKEQSEGQGDRGLRERDVLEREFQRVSISGEEKCGVPFTDLLDAAKSVVRALFIREKYMALALQSFCPTTRRYLQQLAEKPLETRTYEQGPDTPVSADAPVHPPALEQHPYEHCEPSTMPGDLGLGLRMVRGVVHVYTRREPDEHCSEVELPYPDLQEFVADVNVLMALIINGPIKSFCYRRLQYLSSKFQMHVLLNEMKELAAQKKVPHRDFYNIRKVDTHIHASSCMNQKHLLRFIKRAMKRHLEEIVHVEQGREQTLREVFESLNLTAYDLSVDTLDVHADRNTFHRFDKFNAKYNPIGESVLREIFIKTDNRVSGKYFAHIIKEVMSDLEESKYQNAELRLSIYGRSRDEWDKLARWAVVHRVHSPNVRWLVQVPRLFDVYRTKGQLANFQEMLENIFLPLFEATIHPASHPELHLFLEHVDGFDSVDDESKPENHVFNLESPLPEAWVEEDNPPYAYYLYYTFANMAVLNHLRRQRGFHTFVLRPHCGEAGPIHHLVSAFMLAENISHGLLLRKAPVLQYLYYLAQIGIAMSPLSNNSLFLSYHRNPLPEYLSRGLMVSLSTDDPLQFHFTKEPLMEEYSIATQVWKLSSCDMCELARNSVLMSGFSHKVKSHWLGPNYTKEGPEGNDIRRTNVPDIRVGYRHETLCQELALITQAVQSEMLETIPEEAGLTMSPGPQ from the exons AGGCTCGGGGTGGGCTGGGGGCCCCCCCGCTGCAGTCTGCCCGAtccctgccaggccctgccccctgcctcaaGCACTTCCCGCTCGACCTGCGCACGTCTATGGATGGCAAATGCAAGGAGATCGCCGAG gaGTTGTTCAGCCGCTCCCTGGCGGAGAGTGAGCTCCGAAGCGCCCCCTACGAGTTCCCCGAGGAGAGTCCCATTGAGCAGCTGGAGGAGCGGCGGCAGCGCCTGGAGCGGCAGATCAGCCAGGATGTCAA GCTGGAGCCGGACATCCTATTTCGGGCCAAGCAAGATTTCCTGAAGACGGACAGTGACTCGGACCTCCA GCTCTACAAGGAGCAGAGCGAGGGGCAGGGTGACCGCGGCCTGCGGGAGCGTGACGTGCTGGAGCGGGAATTTCAGCGCGTCAGCATCTCCGGGGAGGAGAAGTGCGGG GTGCCGTTCACAGACCTGCTGGACGCCGCCAAAAGTGTGGTGCGGGCGCTTTTCATCCGGGAGAAGTACATGGCCTTGGCCCTGCAGAGCTTCTGCCCCACCACCCGCCGGTACCTGCAGCAGCTGGCCGAGAAGCCGCTGGAGACACGGACCTACGAGCAGGGCCCCGACACCCCTGTGTCCGCTG ACGCCCCGGTGCACCCTCCTGCCCTGGAGCAGCACCCGTATGAGCACTGTGAGCCAAGCACGATGCCGGGGGACCTGGGCTTGGGTCTGCGTATGGTGCGGGGTGTGGTTCACGTCTACACCCGCAGGGAACCTGATGAGCA TTGCTCGGAGGTGGAGCTGCCGTACCCCGACCTGCAGGAATTTGTGGCAGATGTCAATGTGCTGATGGCTCTGATTATCAATGGCCCCAT AAAGTCGTTCTGTTACCGCCGGCTGCAGTACCTGAGCTCCAAGTTCCAGATGCACGTGCTGCTCAATGAGATGAAGGAGCTGGCCGCCCAGAAGAAGGTGCCACACCGAGATTTCTACAATATCCGCAAG GTGGACACGCACATCCACGCCTCGTCCTGCATGAACCAGAAGCATCTGCTGCGCTTCATCAAACGGGCGATGAAGCGGCACCTGGAGGAGATCGTGCACGTGGAGCAGGGTCGCGAGCAGACGCTGCGGGAGGTCTTCGAGAGCTTGAATCTCACTGCCTACGACCTGAGCGTGGACACGCTCGACGTGCATGCG GACAGGAACACCTTCCACCGCTTTGACAAGTTCAATGCCAAATACAACCCTATCGGGGAGTCTGTCCTCCGAGAGATCTTCATCAAGACCGACAACCGGGTTTCTGGGAAGTACTTCGCTCACATCATCAAG GAGGTGATGTCAGACCTGGAGGAGAGCAAATACCAGAACGCCGAGCTGCGGCTGTCCATCTACGGGCGCTCGCGGGACGAGTGGGACAAGCTGGCGCGCTGGGCCGTCGTGCACCGCGTACACTCGCCCAACGTGCGCTGGCTCGTGCAGGTGCCCCGCCTCTT TGATGTGTACCGTACCAAGGGCCAGTTGGCCAACTTCCAGGAGATGCTGGAGAACATCTTCCTGCCGCTGTTCGAGGCCACCATCCACCCTGCCAGCCACCCAGAGCTGCACCTCTTCTTGGAGCAT GTGGATGGCTTCGACAGCGTGGATGATGAGTCCAAGCCCGAGAACCACGTCTTCAACCTGGAGAGCCCCCTCCCGGAGGCTTGGGTGGAGGAGGACAACCCACCCTACGCCTACTACCTGTACTACACCTTCGCCAACATGGCCGTGCTCAACCACCTGCGCAG GCAGAGGGGCTTCCACACGTTTGTGCTGCGGCCACACTGCGGGGAGGCCGGGCCCATCCACCACCTGGTGTCGGCCTTTATGCTGGCTGAGAACATCTCACACGGGCTGCTTCTGCGCAAG GCCCCGGTCCTGCAGTACCTGTATTACCTGGCCCAGATCGGCATCGCCATGTCCCCACTCAGCAACAACAGCCTCTTCCTCAGCTACCACCGGAACCCGCTACCCGAGTACCTGTCCCGCGGCCTCATGGTTTCGCTGTCCACTGATGATCCCCTGCAGTTCCACTTCACCAAG GAGCCGCTGATGGAGGAGTACAGCATCGCCACCCAGGTGTGGAAGCTCAGCTCCTGCGACATGTGCGAGTTGGCACGCAATAGTGTGCTCATGAGCGGCTTCTCCCACAAG GTGAAGAGCCACTGGCTGGGACCCAACTATACCAAGGAGGGCCCCGAGGGCAACGACATCCGCCGCACCAACGTGCCCGACATCCGCGTGGGCTACCGTCATGAGACCCTGTGCCAGGAGCTGGCGCTCATCACGCAGGCCGTGCAGAGCGAGATGCTGGAGACCATCCCGGAGGAGGCGGGCCTCACCATGAGCCCGGGGCCGCAGTGA
- the AMPD2 gene encoding AMP deaminase 2 isoform X2 produces the protein MWQSQAQLVRLRLPPPSPRLEPWHPIHLAPANPLPNIPLRSGPACRFPLQCQELFSRSLAESELRSAPYEFPEESPIEQLEERRQRLERQISQDVKLEPDILFRAKQDFLKTDSDSDLQLYKEQSEGQGDRGLRERDVLEREFQRVSISGEEKCGVPFTDLLDAAKSVVRALFIREKYMALALQSFCPTTRRYLQQLAEKPLETRTYEQGPDTPVSADAPVHPPALEQHPYEHCEPSTMPGDLGLGLRMVRGVVHVYTRREPDEHCSEVELPYPDLQEFVADVNVLMALIINGPIKSFCYRRLQYLSSKFQMHVLLNEMKELAAQKKVPHRDFYNIRKVDTHIHASSCMNQKHLLRFIKRAMKRHLEEIVHVEQGREQTLREVFESLNLTAYDLSVDTLDVHADRNTFHRFDKFNAKYNPIGESVLREIFIKTDNRVSGKYFAHIIKEVMSDLEESKYQNAELRLSIYGRSRDEWDKLARWAVVHRVHSPNVRWLVQVPRLFDVYRTKGQLANFQEMLENIFLPLFEATIHPASHPELHLFLEHVDGFDSVDDESKPENHVFNLESPLPEAWVEEDNPPYAYYLYYTFANMAVLNHLRRQRGFHTFVLRPHCGEAGPIHHLVSAFMLAENISHGLLLRKAPVLQYLYYLAQIGIAMSPLSNNSLFLSYHRNPLPEYLSRGLMVSLSTDDPLQFHFTKEPLMEEYSIATQVWKLSSCDMCELARNSVLMSGFSHKVKSHWLGPNYTKEGPEGNDIRRTNVPDIRVGYRHETLCQELALITQAVQSEMLETIPEEAGLTMSPGPQ, from the exons gaGTTGTTCAGCCGCTCCCTGGCGGAGAGTGAGCTCCGAAGCGCCCCCTACGAGTTCCCCGAGGAGAGTCCCATTGAGCAGCTGGAGGAGCGGCGGCAGCGCCTGGAGCGGCAGATCAGCCAGGATGTCAA GCTGGAGCCGGACATCCTATTTCGGGCCAAGCAAGATTTCCTGAAGACGGACAGTGACTCGGACCTCCA GCTCTACAAGGAGCAGAGCGAGGGGCAGGGTGACCGCGGCCTGCGGGAGCGTGACGTGCTGGAGCGGGAATTTCAGCGCGTCAGCATCTCCGGGGAGGAGAAGTGCGGG GTGCCGTTCACAGACCTGCTGGACGCCGCCAAAAGTGTGGTGCGGGCGCTTTTCATCCGGGAGAAGTACATGGCCTTGGCCCTGCAGAGCTTCTGCCCCACCACCCGCCGGTACCTGCAGCAGCTGGCCGAGAAGCCGCTGGAGACACGGACCTACGAGCAGGGCCCCGACACCCCTGTGTCCGCTG ACGCCCCGGTGCACCCTCCTGCCCTGGAGCAGCACCCGTATGAGCACTGTGAGCCAAGCACGATGCCGGGGGACCTGGGCTTGGGTCTGCGTATGGTGCGGGGTGTGGTTCACGTCTACACCCGCAGGGAACCTGATGAGCA TTGCTCGGAGGTGGAGCTGCCGTACCCCGACCTGCAGGAATTTGTGGCAGATGTCAATGTGCTGATGGCTCTGATTATCAATGGCCCCAT AAAGTCGTTCTGTTACCGCCGGCTGCAGTACCTGAGCTCCAAGTTCCAGATGCACGTGCTGCTCAATGAGATGAAGGAGCTGGCCGCCCAGAAGAAGGTGCCACACCGAGATTTCTACAATATCCGCAAG GTGGACACGCACATCCACGCCTCGTCCTGCATGAACCAGAAGCATCTGCTGCGCTTCATCAAACGGGCGATGAAGCGGCACCTGGAGGAGATCGTGCACGTGGAGCAGGGTCGCGAGCAGACGCTGCGGGAGGTCTTCGAGAGCTTGAATCTCACTGCCTACGACCTGAGCGTGGACACGCTCGACGTGCATGCG GACAGGAACACCTTCCACCGCTTTGACAAGTTCAATGCCAAATACAACCCTATCGGGGAGTCTGTCCTCCGAGAGATCTTCATCAAGACCGACAACCGGGTTTCTGGGAAGTACTTCGCTCACATCATCAAG GAGGTGATGTCAGACCTGGAGGAGAGCAAATACCAGAACGCCGAGCTGCGGCTGTCCATCTACGGGCGCTCGCGGGACGAGTGGGACAAGCTGGCGCGCTGGGCCGTCGTGCACCGCGTACACTCGCCCAACGTGCGCTGGCTCGTGCAGGTGCCCCGCCTCTT TGATGTGTACCGTACCAAGGGCCAGTTGGCCAACTTCCAGGAGATGCTGGAGAACATCTTCCTGCCGCTGTTCGAGGCCACCATCCACCCTGCCAGCCACCCAGAGCTGCACCTCTTCTTGGAGCAT GTGGATGGCTTCGACAGCGTGGATGATGAGTCCAAGCCCGAGAACCACGTCTTCAACCTGGAGAGCCCCCTCCCGGAGGCTTGGGTGGAGGAGGACAACCCACCCTACGCCTACTACCTGTACTACACCTTCGCCAACATGGCCGTGCTCAACCACCTGCGCAG GCAGAGGGGCTTCCACACGTTTGTGCTGCGGCCACACTGCGGGGAGGCCGGGCCCATCCACCACCTGGTGTCGGCCTTTATGCTGGCTGAGAACATCTCACACGGGCTGCTTCTGCGCAAG GCCCCGGTCCTGCAGTACCTGTATTACCTGGCCCAGATCGGCATCGCCATGTCCCCACTCAGCAACAACAGCCTCTTCCTCAGCTACCACCGGAACCCGCTACCCGAGTACCTGTCCCGCGGCCTCATGGTTTCGCTGTCCACTGATGATCCCCTGCAGTTCCACTTCACCAAG GAGCCGCTGATGGAGGAGTACAGCATCGCCACCCAGGTGTGGAAGCTCAGCTCCTGCGACATGTGCGAGTTGGCACGCAATAGTGTGCTCATGAGCGGCTTCTCCCACAAG GTGAAGAGCCACTGGCTGGGACCCAACTATACCAAGGAGGGCCCCGAGGGCAACGACATCCGCCGCACCAACGTGCCCGACATCCGCGTGGGCTACCGTCATGAGACCCTGTGCCAGGAGCTGGCGCTCATCACGCAGGCCGTGCAGAGCGAGATGCTGGAGACCATCCCGGAGGAGGCGGGCCTCACCATGAGCCCGGGGCCGCAGTGA
- the AMPD2 gene encoding AMP deaminase 2 isoform X4, which produces MDGKCKEIAEELFSRSLAESELRSAPYEFPEESPIEQLEERRQRLERQISQDVKLEPDILFRAKQDFLKTDSDSDLQLYKEQSEGQGDRGLRERDVLEREFQRVSISGEEKCGVPFTDLLDAAKSVVRALFIREKYMALALQSFCPTTRRYLQQLAEKPLETRTYEQGPDTPVSADAPVHPPALEQHPYEHCEPSTMPGDLGLGLRMVRGVVHVYTRREPDEHCSEVELPYPDLQEFVADVNVLMALIINGPIKSFCYRRLQYLSSKFQMHVLLNEMKELAAQKKVPHRDFYNIRKVDTHIHASSCMNQKHLLRFIKRAMKRHLEEIVHVEQGREQTLREVFESLNLTAYDLSVDTLDVHADRNTFHRFDKFNAKYNPIGESVLREIFIKTDNRVSGKYFAHIIKEVMSDLEESKYQNAELRLSIYGRSRDEWDKLARWAVVHRVHSPNVRWLVQVPRLFDVYRTKGQLANFQEMLENIFLPLFEATIHPASHPELHLFLEHVDGFDSVDDESKPENHVFNLESPLPEAWVEEDNPPYAYYLYYTFANMAVLNHLRRQRGFHTFVLRPHCGEAGPIHHLVSAFMLAENISHGLLLRKAPVLQYLYYLAQIGIAMSPLSNNSLFLSYHRNPLPEYLSRGLMVSLSTDDPLQFHFTKEPLMEEYSIATQVWKLSSCDMCELARNSVLMSGFSHKVKSHWLGPNYTKEGPEGNDIRRTNVPDIRVGYRHETLCQELALITQAVQSEMLETIPEEAGLTMSPGPQ; this is translated from the exons ATGGATGGCAAATGCAAGGAGATCGCCGAG gaGTTGTTCAGCCGCTCCCTGGCGGAGAGTGAGCTCCGAAGCGCCCCCTACGAGTTCCCCGAGGAGAGTCCCATTGAGCAGCTGGAGGAGCGGCGGCAGCGCCTGGAGCGGCAGATCAGCCAGGATGTCAA GCTGGAGCCGGACATCCTATTTCGGGCCAAGCAAGATTTCCTGAAGACGGACAGTGACTCGGACCTCCA GCTCTACAAGGAGCAGAGCGAGGGGCAGGGTGACCGCGGCCTGCGGGAGCGTGACGTGCTGGAGCGGGAATTTCAGCGCGTCAGCATCTCCGGGGAGGAGAAGTGCGGG GTGCCGTTCACAGACCTGCTGGACGCCGCCAAAAGTGTGGTGCGGGCGCTTTTCATCCGGGAGAAGTACATGGCCTTGGCCCTGCAGAGCTTCTGCCCCACCACCCGCCGGTACCTGCAGCAGCTGGCCGAGAAGCCGCTGGAGACACGGACCTACGAGCAGGGCCCCGACACCCCTGTGTCCGCTG ACGCCCCGGTGCACCCTCCTGCCCTGGAGCAGCACCCGTATGAGCACTGTGAGCCAAGCACGATGCCGGGGGACCTGGGCTTGGGTCTGCGTATGGTGCGGGGTGTGGTTCACGTCTACACCCGCAGGGAACCTGATGAGCA TTGCTCGGAGGTGGAGCTGCCGTACCCCGACCTGCAGGAATTTGTGGCAGATGTCAATGTGCTGATGGCTCTGATTATCAATGGCCCCAT AAAGTCGTTCTGTTACCGCCGGCTGCAGTACCTGAGCTCCAAGTTCCAGATGCACGTGCTGCTCAATGAGATGAAGGAGCTGGCCGCCCAGAAGAAGGTGCCACACCGAGATTTCTACAATATCCGCAAG GTGGACACGCACATCCACGCCTCGTCCTGCATGAACCAGAAGCATCTGCTGCGCTTCATCAAACGGGCGATGAAGCGGCACCTGGAGGAGATCGTGCACGTGGAGCAGGGTCGCGAGCAGACGCTGCGGGAGGTCTTCGAGAGCTTGAATCTCACTGCCTACGACCTGAGCGTGGACACGCTCGACGTGCATGCG GACAGGAACACCTTCCACCGCTTTGACAAGTTCAATGCCAAATACAACCCTATCGGGGAGTCTGTCCTCCGAGAGATCTTCATCAAGACCGACAACCGGGTTTCTGGGAAGTACTTCGCTCACATCATCAAG GAGGTGATGTCAGACCTGGAGGAGAGCAAATACCAGAACGCCGAGCTGCGGCTGTCCATCTACGGGCGCTCGCGGGACGAGTGGGACAAGCTGGCGCGCTGGGCCGTCGTGCACCGCGTACACTCGCCCAACGTGCGCTGGCTCGTGCAGGTGCCCCGCCTCTT TGATGTGTACCGTACCAAGGGCCAGTTGGCCAACTTCCAGGAGATGCTGGAGAACATCTTCCTGCCGCTGTTCGAGGCCACCATCCACCCTGCCAGCCACCCAGAGCTGCACCTCTTCTTGGAGCAT GTGGATGGCTTCGACAGCGTGGATGATGAGTCCAAGCCCGAGAACCACGTCTTCAACCTGGAGAGCCCCCTCCCGGAGGCTTGGGTGGAGGAGGACAACCCACCCTACGCCTACTACCTGTACTACACCTTCGCCAACATGGCCGTGCTCAACCACCTGCGCAG GCAGAGGGGCTTCCACACGTTTGTGCTGCGGCCACACTGCGGGGAGGCCGGGCCCATCCACCACCTGGTGTCGGCCTTTATGCTGGCTGAGAACATCTCACACGGGCTGCTTCTGCGCAAG GCCCCGGTCCTGCAGTACCTGTATTACCTGGCCCAGATCGGCATCGCCATGTCCCCACTCAGCAACAACAGCCTCTTCCTCAGCTACCACCGGAACCCGCTACCCGAGTACCTGTCCCGCGGCCTCATGGTTTCGCTGTCCACTGATGATCCCCTGCAGTTCCACTTCACCAAG GAGCCGCTGATGGAGGAGTACAGCATCGCCACCCAGGTGTGGAAGCTCAGCTCCTGCGACATGTGCGAGTTGGCACGCAATAGTGTGCTCATGAGCGGCTTCTCCCACAAG GTGAAGAGCCACTGGCTGGGACCCAACTATACCAAGGAGGGCCCCGAGGGCAACGACATCCGCCGCACCAACGTGCCCGACATCCGCGTGGGCTACCGTCATGAGACCCTGTGCCAGGAGCTGGCGCTCATCACGCAGGCCGTGCAGAGCGAGATGCTGGAGACCATCCCGGAGGAGGCGGGCCTCACCATGAGCCCGGGGCCGCAGTGA